GGCTAAAAGGCTTGACAATATAGTCATCGGTTCCGACTTCAAATCCTTGAACTCGATTTGCTTCCTCCCCTTTTGCCGTCAGCATAATAATCGGGGTCGCTTTCTTATCCCGGATAACCCTGCAGACTTCTATGCCATCTGTACCTGGCATCATTAGATCAAGCAATATCAGGTCGTAGTCTGTTGACAACCCTTTTTCTATTGCTTCATCACCGTTTTCAGCCTCTTCGATTTGATAGTCTTCTCTTTCTAAATACATTTTGAGAAGGCGGCGTATTCTAGCCTCATCATCGACAACGAGTATTTTTATTTCTTCTGCTTGTTCCATATGGCCGGACCTCCAGTTTCATTTACATACGTTTAGATTATCATAAAGTTCTTTTTCGATAAAAAAAGCGGCTTTTATTACGCATAGGAATGCAGCCCGGCAATGACAAGATTGACAAAAATTAAGTTAAACATAATAATTGCAAAGCCCACAACCCCGAGCCATGCTGACTTTTCGCCATGCCAGCCCCTTGATAATCGAAGGTGAAGATAGGCAGCATAAAATAAAAAAGTAATCAGGGCCCATACCTCCTTCGGATCCCAGCCCCAAAACCGCGACCACGCGAGCTGCGCCCAAATCATTGCAAAAATCAGTGCGCCCAACGTAAAGACCGGAAACCCGATTGAGACGGCTCGATATCCGATTTCATCCATGACATCCAAGTTAACCCGATTGACAAATTTCTTTAAAAACGCGCTGATACGCATTCTTATGATCACTCGAATAACCCCATATAATACAAGCCCTAGACAAAAGGACCAAATAACGGTATTTAGTTTTCTCCCGGAAAAAAGCGGCGGCACATCGACGAGAGGCTCCATTTTCCCTTCTGTTAATAACTTTCCTTCATTCGGACCGACGATCGCAGGAAGCTCATAAACCATGTTCGCCTGTTTCCCGTTTTGATCTATCCAGTTAAACTCCGCCCGGTAATCCATGATCCGGAAGGCAGAGGTGACAGCAATATATGCAAGGGTTACGACGACAAAAAACATTATCAGTTCCAGAAAAAATGTTTTCCTGTTCGAAACAGTTTGATCCGTTGAACGA
This window of the Bacillus gobiensis genome carries:
- the ccsB gene encoding c-type cytochrome biogenesis protein CcsB, whose product is MISSGNFLFAAFLLYLAGTVFFGGTIRSQSAKTNKKTWWGTVAIALAIIGLLCHISYFITRWIVSGHAPISNMFEFTTAFGMMIVLAFIIIYFIYQSYILGLFTLPLSLLLIAYGSMFPSEVSPLIPSLQSNWLYIHVTTAALGQGILTISFISGVIYLLRSTDQTVSNRKTFFLELIMFFVVVTLAYIAVTSAFRIMDYRAEFNWIDQNGKQANMVYELPAIVGPNEGKLLTEGKMEPLVDVPPLFSGRKLNTVIWSFCLGLVLYGVIRVIIRMRISAFLKKFVNRVNLDVMDEIGYRAVSIGFPVFTLGALIFAMIWAQLAWSRFWGWDPKEVWALITFLFYAAYLHLRLSRGWHGEKSAWLGVVGFAIIMFNLIFVNLVIAGLHSYA